One part of the Amphiura filiformis chromosome 5, Afil_fr2py, whole genome shotgun sequence genome encodes these proteins:
- the LOC140153701 gene encoding E3 ubiquitin-protein ligase UHRF1-like, producing MWIQIRSFDGKKSMQVDDLSKLTKIEQLREKLVETFGADPERQRLFYRGKQLEDGHSLYDYDVRLNDIIQIMVRAPMPKEVSPSKSSSQGSEGRPDSGFASEISDSERSGGSHNEVAMDVDEAPSCSGESSGLRGLYKVGDVIDAMDVSMGAWFEADIVKITTAKDDGMIYHVKYDGYDEQGIVKLRSQYLRPRARSYLKFENIKEGDIVMANYNSDEPTERGFWYDVKVLKKKSSRTYKELRGDVLLGPSGDVLKDCRIKFTDEIFKIEKQGEATCDKDAMESEGSSVKRANKPDCDFCKDNEKKKCKYCACHVCGGKDEPDKQLMCDECDMAYHIFCLDPPMSEIPDIDEWYCPLCKTDDTVIVKAGEKLKHSKKKSAMASAKGTCNRDWGKGMACQGRSKVCTIVPPNHFGEIPGIHVGQLWKFRVTVSEAGVHRPHVAGIHGREIEGAYSIVLAGGYEDDKDCGDYFYYTGSGGRDLSGNKRTAEQSCDQKLTKMNQALARNCAAPINNKQGNEAKDWKAGKPVRVIRSCKGRKHSKYAPEEGNRYDGLYKVQKYWPEKGKSGFIVWRYLLKRDDPQPAPWTKEGLKKIKMLGIEIEYPDGYLEAMAAKEKEKERVRKEKEGISDSDGEESSGSKKGKKKGKGKRKKGTDDDVADSPKPSAKKAKLDITSDMMKQIKADEANKKQWEDVLEEAKSGKKFLSCVEEAFTCICCQDVAYIPITTPCLHNVCKSCLQRSFKADVHSCPTCRHELGKGFSMASNKVLSAILKELFPGYEAGR from the exons ATGTGGATCCAGATCCGTAGTTTTGACGGCAAGAAGTCGATGCAAGTCGACGACCTGTCAAAGCTTACAAAAATTGAGCAACTGCGAGAGAAACTTGTGGAAACGTTTGGCGCTGATCCAGAAAGACAACGCTTGTTTTACCGCGGTAAACAG cTGGAAGATGGCCACAGTCTATATGATTACGACGTCCGTCTCAATGACATCATCCAGATCATGGTACGAGCACCAATGCCAAAGGAAGTGTCACCTAGTAAGTCTTCAAGCCAGGGCAGTGAAGGAAGACCTGACAGTGGGTTTGCATCTGAGATCAGTGATTCGGAACGGTCAGGTGGAAGTCACAATGAAGTTGCCATGGATGTTGATGAGGCACCATCTTGTAGTGGAGAATCATCCGGTCTGAGGGGGCTTTATAAG GTTGGTGATGTCATCGATGCCATGGATGTGAGCATGGGAGCTTGGTTTGAAGCGGACATTGTCAAAATCACAACAGCA AAGGATGATGGGATGATCTATCATGTTAAATATGATGG ATATGATGAACAAGGCATTGTGAAGTTAAGAAGTCAATACCTGCGACCAAGAGCAAGATCCTAcctcaaatttgaaaacatcaaAGAAGGCGATATTGTGATGGCAAACTACAACTCAGATGAACCAACAGAAAGAGGCTTCTGGTATGATGTCAAGGTGCTGAAAAAG AAATCATCTCGTACTTACAAGGAACTTCGGGGTGATGTTCTGCTCGGTCCCAGCGGTGATGTACTGAAAGATTGCAGAATCAAATTCACTGATGAGATCTTCAAGATTGAGAAGCAAGGAGAAGCTACATGTGACAAGGATGCCATGGAGAGTGAGGGATCATCGGTAAAAA GAGCCAACAAGCCAGATTGTGATTTTTGTAAGGACAATGAAAAGAAGAAGTGCAAGTACTGCGCGTGTCATGTGTGCGGGGGTAAAGATGAACCAGACAAACAGTTAATGTGTGATGAGTGTGATATGGCATATCATATATTCTGCTTGGACCCACCTATGTCAGAGAtaccagatattgatgaatg GTACTGTCCTTTGTGCAAGACTGATGACACAGTTATTGTGAAAGCAGGAGAGAAACTCAAACACAGCAAAAAGAAGAGTGCTATGGCATCAGCCAAAGGAACATGCAATAGGGATTGGGGCAAG GGTATGGCATGCCAAGGAAGATCAAAAGTGTGCACCATCGTACCACCCAACCATTTTGGTGAAATACCAGGCATACATGTGGGACAGTTGTGGAAATTCAGGGTTACG GTGAGTGAGGCGGGTGTACACCGCCCTCATGTGGCAGGTATTCATGGGCGTGAAATTGAAGGTGCTTACTCCATTGTATTAGCAGGTGGATATGAAGATGATAAG GATTGTGGCGACTACTTCTACTACACTGGCAGTGGAGGACGAGATCTTTCGGGGAACAAACGTACAGCCGAGCAGTCATGTGACCAAAAACTCACAAAAATGAACCA GGCTCTTGCACGTAATTGTGCAGCACCAATCAACAACAAGCAGGGTAATGAAGCCAAGGATTGGAAGGCTGGGAAACCAGTGAGAGTGATCAGAAGCTGTAAGGGACGCAAACATTCAAAGTATGCTCCTGAAGAAGGCAATAGATATGACGGACTATATAAG GTACAAAAGTACTGGCCGGAGAAAGGCAAGAGTGGTTTCATCGTATGGCGGTATTTACTTAAGAGAGATGACCCACAACCAGCACCATGGACCAAGGAAGGACTGAAGAAGATAAAAATGCTGGGCATTGAAATAGAG taCCCAGATGGCTACTTAGAAGCAATGGCAGCGAAagagaaggaaaaagaaagggTGAGGAAAGAAAAGGAGGGAATCTCAGACTCTGACGGGGAGGAATCATCAGGGAgtaagaaaggaaagaagaaaggcaAAGGCAAGAGGAAGAAAG GTACAGATGATGATGTTGCCGATTCTCCCAAACCATCAGCCAAGAAGGCCAAACTAGACATCACATCAGATATGATGAAGCAGATCAAGGCGGATGAGGCTAATAAGAAGCAATGGGAAGATGTCTTAGAGGAGGCTAAGTCTGGAAAG AAATTCTTATCGTGTGTTGAGGAGGCGTTTACATGCATCTGTTGTCAAGATGTGGCCTACATTCCTATTACAACACCATGTCTCCATAATGTGTGCAAG TCATGTCTGCAGCGTTCCTTCAAGGCAGATGTTCACTCTTGTCCAACCTGCCGGCATGAATTAGGCAAAGGATTCAGCATGGCTAGTAATAAAGTACTGTCGGCCATCTTGAAAGAACTCTTCCCTGGATATGAAGCTGGACGATAA